One part of the Arabidopsis thaliana chromosome 1 sequence genome encodes these proteins:
- the ARF21 gene encoding auxin response factor 21 (auxin response factor 21 (ARF21); FUNCTIONS IN: sequence-specific DNA binding transcription factor activity; INVOLVED IN: regulation of transcription; LOCATED IN: nucleus; CONTAINS InterPro DOMAIN/s: Aux/IAA-ARF-dimerisation (InterPro:IPR011525), Transcriptional factor B3 (InterPro:IPR003340), AUX/IAA protein (InterPro:IPR003311), Auxin response factor (InterPro:IPR010525); BEST Arabidopsis thaliana protein match is: auxin response factor 15 (TAIR:AT1G35520.1); Has 2460 Blast hits to 2088 proteins in 80 species: Archae - 0; Bacteria - 0; Metazoa - 0; Fungi - 0; Plants - 2457; Viruses - 0; Other Eukaryotes - 3 (source: NCBI BLink).): MESGNIVNAQPKLSGIIDGSKSYMYEQLWKLCAGPLCDIPKLGENVYYFPQGNIELVQASTREELNELQPICDLPSKLQCRVIAIHLKVENNSDEIYAEITLMPDTTQVVIPTQSENRFRPLVNSFTKVLTASDTSAYGGFSVPKKHAIECLPPLDMSQPLPAQEILAIDLHDNQWRFRHNYRGTPQRHSLTTGWNEFITSKKLVKGDVIVFVRGETGELRVGIRRARHQQGNIPSSIVSIDCMRHGVIASAKHAFDNQCIFIVVYKPRSSQFIVSYDKFLDAVNNKFNVGSRFTMRFEGDDFSERRYFGTIIGVSDFSPHWKCSEWRSLEVQWDEFASFSRPNKVSPWEIEHLVPALNVPRSSLLKNKRLREVNEFGSSSSHLLPPILTQGQEIGQLSVASPMNISLRYRDTTEAAMNPSRLLMSYPVQPMPKLNYNNQMVTQIEENITTKAGTNFRLFGVTLDTPPMIKDPIKQIGSDISKLTERKKFGQSQTLRSPIEIQSKQFSSSRTCTKVQMQGVTIGRAVDLSVLNGYDQLILELEKLFDIKGQLQTRNQWKIAFTDSDGYEMLVGDDPWPEFCKMVKKILIYSKEEVKNLKSSKSLSS, translated from the exons ATGGAAAGTGGCAACATTGTGAATGCACAACCTAAATTATCAGGCATAA TTGATGGATCCAAGAGCTATATGTACGAGCAGTTATGGAAACTCTGTGCAGGGCCTTTGTGTGATATTCCAAAACTTGGAGAAAATGTTTATTACTTTCCTCAAGGCAATATAGAGCTT GTTCAGGCATCTACAAGAGAAGAGTTGAATGAGTTACAACCAATTTGTGATCTTCCTTCTAAGCTTCAATGTCGTGTTATTGCAATTCATCTTAAG GTGGAAAACAATAGTGATGAGATTTATGCTGAGATCACTTTGATGCCAGATACAACT CAAGTTGTAATCCCTACTCAGAGTGAAAATCGATTTAGGCCATTAGTTAATTCctttacaaaggttttaacGGCCTCAGATACAAGCGCTTATGGTGGATTCTCTGTTCCGAAAAAACATGCCATTGAATGTCTCCCTCCGCTG gatATGTCTCAGCCTCTACCGGCACAAGAAATTCTTGCTATAGATCTCCATGATAATCAATGGAGATTCAGACACAACTATAGAG GTACACCGCAAAGACATTCGTTAACAACTGGTTGGAATGAATTCATAACATCAAAGAAATTGGTTAAAGGAGATGTTATTGTATTCGTTAG GGGAGAGACTGGAGAGTTACGAGTTGGTATCAGACGAGCAAGACATCAACAAGGGAATATACCTTCATCAATAGTATCAATAGATTGTATGAGACATGGGGTAATTGCTTCCGCAAAGCATGCTTTTGATAACCAATGTATATTCATTGTGGTTTACAAGCCAAG GTCAAGTCAATTTATTGTCAGTTATGACAAATTCTTAGACGCTGTGAACAATAAGTTTAATGTCGGTTCAAGATTTACAATGCGGTTTGAGGGTGATGATTTCTCTGAAAGAAG ATATTTTGGGACAATTATTGGAGTTAGTGATTTCTCTCCTCATTGGAAGTGTTCAGAGTGGCGCAGCTTAGAA GTGCAGTGGGATGAATTTGCATCATTTTCGAGACCTAATAAAGTGTCACCCTGGGAGATCGAACATTTAGTGCCTGCGTTAAATGTTCCGCGATCATCTTTGCTCAAGAACAAGCGTTTACGAGAAGTTAATGAATTCG gttcttcatcatcacatcTCTTGCCTCCTATATTGACACAAGGACAAGAAATTGGACAACTAAGCGTGGCCTCCCCGATGAATATTTCTCTTCGTTATCGTGATACAACTGAAGCTGCTATGAATCCTTCTAGATTGCTAATGAGCTACCCTGTCCAACCAATGCCCAAACTAAATTACAATAACCAAATGGTTAcacaaatagaagaaaatataacaacCAAGGCAGGCACTAATTTTAGGCTGTTTGGAGTCACTCTGGACACTCCTCCGATGATCAAAGATCCCATTAAACAAATTGGCTCGGATATTTCGAAACttactgaaagaaaaaagtttggtcAAAGCCAAACTTTGAGATCACCAATAGAGATCCAAAGCAAGCAGTTCAGTTCTTCTAGGACTTGTACCAAA GTTCAAATGCAAGGTGTAACAATAGGAAGAGCTGTGGATTTAAGTGTTCTTAATGGATATGATCAGCTAATACTAGAATTGGAGAAGCTCTTTGATATCAAAGGCCAATTACAAACTCGCAACCAATGGAAAATAGCTTTCACAGATAGTGACGGGTATGAGATGCTTGTTGGAGACGATCCATGGCC TGAATTCTGcaaaatggtgaagaagatattGATATATTCAAAAGAGGAGGTCAAAAACCTGAAGTCCAGTAAGAGTCTCTCAAGTTGa
- the EMB3003 gene encoding 2-oxoacid dehydrogenases acyltransferase family protein (embryo defective 3003 (EMB3003); FUNCTIONS IN: dihydrolipoyllysine-residue acetyltransferase activity, acyltransferase activity; INVOLVED IN: embryo development ending in seed dormancy; LOCATED IN: cytosolic ribosome, plasma membrane, chloroplast, chloroplast envelope; EXPRESSED IN: 23 plant structures; EXPRESSED DURING: 15 growth stages; CONTAINS InterPro DOMAIN/s: 2-oxo acid dehydrogenase, lipoyl-binding site (InterPro:IPR003016), E3 binding (InterPro:IPR004167), 2-oxoacid dehydrogenase acyltransferase, catalytic domain (InterPro:IPR001078), Single hybrid motif (InterPro:IPR011053), Biotin/lipoyl attachment (InterPro:IPR000089); BEST Arabidopsis thaliana protein match is: 2-oxoacid dehydrogenases acyltransferase family protein (TAIR:AT3G25860.1); Has 22237 Blast hits to 19790 proteins in 2346 species: Archae - 125; Bacteria - 13063; Metazoa - 719; Fungi - 466; Plants - 373; Viruses - 0; Other Eukaryotes - 7491 (source: NCBI BLink).): MSRLLQTPFLPSVSLPTKTRSSVTGFRVKPRIIPIQAKIREIFMPALSSTMTEGKIVSWVKSEGDKLNKGESVVVVESDKADMDVETFYDGYLAAIMVEEGGVAPVGSAIALLAETEDEIADAKAKASGGGGGGDSKAPPASPPTAAVEAPVSVEKKVAAAPVSIKAVAASAVHPASEGGKRIVASPYAKKLAKELKVELAGLVGSGPMGRIVAKDVEAVAAGGGVQAAVAVKEVVAAPGVELGSVVPFTTMQGAVSRNMVESLGVPTFRVGYTISTDALDALYKKIKSKGVTMTALLAKATALALAKHPVVNSSCRDGNSFVYNSSINVAVAVAIDGGLITPVLQNADKVDIYSLSRKWKELVDKARAKQLQPQEYNTGTFTLSNLGMFGVDRFDAILPPGTGAIMAVGASQPSVVATKDGRIGMKNQMQVNVTADHRVIYGADLAQFLQTLASIIEDPKDLTF, translated from the exons ATGTCTCGTCTTCTCCAAACACCCTTCTTACCTTCAGTTTCCCTCCCCACAAAAACACGATCTTCCGTTACGGGTTTCCGGGTAAAGCCCAGAATCATCCCAATTCAAGCAAAGATCCGAGAAATCTTCATGCCTGCACTAAGTTCCACGATGACCGAAGGCAAAATCGTCTCTTGGGTTAAATCAGAAGGCGATAAACTCAACAAAGGAGagagtgttgttgttgttgaatctGATAAAGCTGATATGGATGTTGAGACTTTCTATGATGGTTATCTAGCTGCAATCATGGTTGAAGAAGGTGGTGTTGCTCCTGTTGGTTCTGCTATTGCTTTGTTAGCTGAAACTGAAGATGAGATTGCTGATGCTAAAGCTAAAGCttctggtggtggtggtggtggtgattcTAAGGCTCCTCCGGCTTCTCCTCCCACGGCTGCAGTTGAAGCACCTGTGAGTGTTGAGAAGAAGGTTGCAGCTGCTCCGGTGTCCATTAAGGCGGTGGCGGCGTCTGCGGTGCATCCGGCGTCTGAAGGAGGGAAGAGGATTGTGGCGTCTCCTTATGCTAAGAAGTTAGCTAAGGAGTTGAAGGTTGAATTGGCTGGTTTAGTTGGAAGTGGACCGATGGGAAGGATTGTGGCTAAAGATGTTGAGGCGGTTGCTGCTGGAGGAGGAGTTCAAGCTGCTGTTGCTGTTAAGGAGGTAGTGGCAGCTCCTGGTGTGGAGTTGGGATCGGTGGTTCCTTTTACGACAATGCAGGGGGCTGTGAGTAGGAATATGGTGGAGAGTCTTGGTGTTCCTACTTTTAGAGTCGGTTACACGATTAGTACGGATGCTCTTGATGCTCTCTACAAGAAG aTTAAGTCGAAAGGTGTGACAATGACGGCACTTTTAGCAAAGGCAACTGCACTTGCACTGGCGAAACATCCAGTTGTAAACTCGTCTTGTAGAGATGGTAACAGTTTTGTGTATAATAGTAGCATCAACgttgctgttgctgttgctaTTGATGGTGGTTTGATCACTCCGGTGCTTCAGAACGCTGATAag GTTGACATTTATTCGTTATCTAGAAAATGGAAAGAATTGGTTGATAAGGCTCGAGCCAAGCAGCTGCAGCCTCAGGAGTACAACACTG GTACCTTCACTCTCTCTAACCTAGGAATGTTTGGCGTTGATCGGTTTGATGCTATTCTACCCCCTGGAACA GGAGCGATTATGGCTGTCGGAGCATCTCAACCTTCAGTGGTTGCAACTAAAGACGGCCGCATTGGCATGAAAAACCAGATGCAG GTGAATGTGACGGCAGATCATCGTGTCATCTATGGTGCTGATCTTGCACAGTTCTTGCAAACATTGGCAAGCATTATTGAGGACCCAAAGGACCTTACATTCTAG
- a CDS encoding leucine-rich repeat transmembrane protein kinase family protein (leucine-rich repeat transmembrane protein kinase family protein; FUNCTIONS IN: protein kinase activity, ATP binding; INVOLVED IN: protein amino acid phosphorylation; LOCATED IN: cellular_component unknown; EXPRESSED IN: 17 plant structures; EXPRESSED DURING: 11 growth stages; CONTAINS InterPro DOMAIN/s: Protein kinase, catalytic domain (InterPro:IPR000719), Leucine-rich repeat, typical subtype (InterPro:IPR003591), Leucine-rich repeat (InterPro:IPR001611), Serine/threonine-protein kinase-like domain (InterPro:IPR017442), Protein kinase-like domain (InterPro:IPR011009); BEST Arabidopsis thaliana protein match is: Leucine-rich repeat protein kinase family protein (TAIR:AT2G41820.1); Has 146592 Blast hits to 61165 proteins in 1949 species: Archae - 41; Bacteria - 12464; Metazoa - 44749; Fungi - 1974; Plants - 76166; Viruses - 76; Other Eukaryotes - 11122 (source: NCBI BLink).) — translation MFTGVKKMKKIHVPPETGKFMFCLFFSFLSCCHVCFSELSLNQTNTMIELSSFLNISDWNLPGSERNPCSWNGVLCSLPDNSSVISLSLSNFDLSNSSFLPLVCNLQTLESLDVSNNRLSSIPEGFVTNCERLIALKHLNFSTNKFSTSPGFRGFSKLAVLDFSHNVLSGNVGDYGFDGLVQLRSLNLSFNRLTGSVPVHLTKSLEKLEVSDNSLSGTIPEGIKDYQELTLIDLSDNQLNGSIPSSLGNLSKLESLLLSNNYLSGLIPESLSSIQTLRRFAANRNRFTGEIPSGLTKHLENLDLSFNSLAGSIPGDLLSQLKLVSVDLSSNQLVGWIPQSISSSLVRLRLGSNKLTGSVPSVAFESLQLLTYLEMDNNSLTGFIPPSFGNLVSLNLLNLAMNEFTGILPPAFGNLSRLQVIKLQQNKLTGEIPDTIAFLSNLLILNISCNSLSGSIPPSLSQLKRLSNMNLQGNNLNGTIPDNIQNLEDLIELQLGQNQLRGRIPVMPRKLQISLNLSYNLFEGSIPTTLSELDRLEVLDLSNNNFSGEIPNFLSRLMSLTQLILSNNQLTGNIPRFTHNVSVDVRGNPGVKLKTENEVSIQRNPSGKSKLVMIVIFVSLGVLALLTGIITVTVLKFSRRCKGINNMQVDPDEEGSTVLPEVIHGKLLTSNALHRSNINFAKAVEAVAHPEHGLHQTMFWSYYRVVMPSGSSYFIKKLNTRDRVFQQASSEQLEVELEMLGKLHHTNVMVPLAYVLYSEGCLLIYDFSHTCTLYEILHNHSSGVVDWTSRYSIAVGIAQGISYLHGSESSGRDPILLPDLSSKKILLKSLTEPLVGDIELFKVIDPSKSNSSLSAVAGTIGYIPPEYAYTMRVTMAGNVYSFGVILLELLTGRPAVSEGRDLAKWVQSHSSHQEQQNNILDLRVSKTSTVATKQMLRALGVALACINISPGARPKMKTVLRMLTRL, via the exons ATGTTCACTGGGgtcaaaaagatgaagaagatacatGTTCCTCCAGAAACAGGCAAGTTCATGTtctgtctcttcttcagcttcttatCTTGTTGCCATGTATGTTTCTCTGAGTTGTCGTTGAACCAGACAAACACAATGATCGAACTCTCTAGTTTCCTTAATATCTCGGATTGGAATCTTCCTGGTTCTGAGAGGAATCCATGTTCATGGAACGGTGTTCTCTGCAGCTTACCAGACAATAGCTCTGTGATTAGCCTGTCTCTCTCTAACTTTGATCTCTCCAATTCTTCCTTCTTACCACTTGTCTGCAATCTCCAGACTTTGGAGTCTCTTGATGTCTCCAACAACAGATTGAGCTCAATCCCAGAAGGGTTCGTTACAAATTGCGAAAGACTCATTGCTCTGAAGCATCTGAACTTCAGCACGAACAAGTTTTCTACTTCCCCTGGTTTCCGCGGTTTCTCCAAATTGGCGGTTCTTGATTTCTCTCACAACGTGTTGAGTGGGAACGTTGGAGACTATGGTTTTGATGGGTTGGTTCAGTTGAGGAGTTTGAATCTTAGCTTCAACAGATTAACTGGTTCTGTTCCGGTTCATTTGACCAAAAGTCTAGAGAAGCTTGAGGTTTCAGATAATAGTTTGAGCGGTACTATTCCCGAAGGCATCAAAGATTATCAAGAACTAACGCTGATAGATCTCAGTGATAATCAGCTTAACGGCTCTATCCCGAGTTCGTTGGGAAACCTCTCCAAGTTAGAAAGTTTACTTCTCTCCAACAACTATCTTAGTGGACTAATCCCAGAATCACTTTCAAGCATCCAGACATTGCGTCGGTTTGCAGCGAACCGTAACCGATTCACGGGAGAAATTCCATCAGGGCTCACAAAACACCTCGAGAACTTAGATCTCAGTTTCAACAGTTTAGCGGGGTCGATTCCAGGTGACCTTTTGTCGCAGCTTAAACTCGTCTCTGTGGATCTGTCATCTAATCAACTTGTTGGATGGATACCACAAAGCATTTCGTCTAGCCTGGTTAGGCTAAGACTAGGAAGCAATAAGCTAACAGGGTCAGTACCCTCTGTTGCGTTTGAATCGCTGCAGCTCCTAACGTATCTGGAGATGGACAACAACAGTTTAACTGGCTTCATACCTCCTTCATTTGGAAATCTTGTGAGCTTGAATCTCCTGAACTTGGCTATGAACGAGTTCACCGGGATCTTACCTCCTGCATTTGGAAACCTTAGCAGGCTTCAAGTGATAAAACTACAGCAAAACAAGCTTACGGGAGAAATACCAGATACAATCGCATTTTTGAGTAACCTCTTGATTCTTAACATCAGCTGCAATTCTCTAAGTGGATCCATACCGCCTTCGCTTTCTCAGCTAAAGAGGCTTTCCAACATGAACTTGCAAGGCAACAATCTGAATGGTACCATACCTGATAACATTCAAAATCTGGAGGATTTGATAGAACTTCAGCTGGGACAAAACCAGCTACGAGGGAGGATCCCAGTAATGCCACGAAAGTTGCAAATTTCCTTAAATCTCAGCTACAACTTGTTTGAAGGATCTATCCCTACTACATTGTCTGAACTTGACCGCTTGGAAGTTCTTGATCTGTCAAATAACAACTTCTCCGGCGAAATACCTAATTTCCTGAGCAGATTAATGTCCCTTACACAGCTCATACTCTCCAACAATCAGCTTACCGGAAATATTCCAAGGTTCACCCATAATGTTTCAGTCGATGTCAGAGGAAACCCTGGGGTTAAGTTGAAAACTGAGAACGAAGTCTCTATCCAGAGAAATCCATCAGGGAAAAGCAAACTAGTTATGATTGTAATATTTGTCTCCCTTGGAGTTCTTGCTCTGCTTACAGGGATCATAACTGTCACCGTGCTGAAATTTTCAAGGCGCTGCAAGGGGATTAACAACATGCAGGTCGACCCAGATGAAGAAGGGTCAACTGTTCTCCCTGAGGTAATTCATGGAAAGCTTCTCACTTCAAACGCTCTACATAGATCAAACATCAACTTCGCCAAAGCTGTGGAAGCTGTTGCGCATCCAGAACATGGTCTGCATCAGACAATGTTCTGGAGTTACTACAGAGTTGTCATGCCCTCTGGTTCGAGTTACTTCATCAAAAAACTTAACACAAGAGACAGGGTTTTCCAGCAAGCGAGTAGTGAGCAACTAGAGGTAGAGCTAGAGATGTTGGGCAAGCTACATCACACAAACGTAATGGTTCCACTAGCTTATGTCCTCTATTCAGAAGGATGCTTACTCATCTATGACTTTTCTCACACATGTACACTTTACGAGATTCTACACAACCATAGCAGTGGTGTGGTTGATTGGACAAGCAGGTATAGTATTGCGGTTGGCATAGCTCAGGGAATCTCTTACTTGCATGGATCCGAATCCAGCGGTCGTGATCCAATCCTTCTACCAGATCTGTCTAGTAAAAAAATACTACTCAAGTCGCTCACTGAGCCTCTAGTAGGGGACATTGAACTGTTCAAGGTAATCGATCCTTCCAAAAGCAACAGCAGCCTCTCAGCAGTTGCAGGCACCATCGGCTACATTCCACCAG AGTATGCTTACACGATGAGGGTGACAATGGCTGGGAACGTCTACAGCTTTGGGGTGATTCTTTTAGAGTTGTTAACTGGAAGGCCAGCTGTAAGTGAAGGAAGAGATTTGGCTAAGTGGGTGCAGAGCCATTCGAGCCATCAAGAGCAGCAGAACAACATTCTTGATCTCAGAGTGAGCAAAACATCAACTGTAGCAACAAAGCAGATGCTCCGTGCCCTCGGTGTTGCTCTTGCCTGCATAAACATCTCTCCTGGGGCAAGACCAAAGATGAAGACTGTTCTACGGATGCTCACAAGACTCTAA